A genomic window from Agreia sp. COWG includes:
- a CDS encoding phosphoenolpyruvate carboxykinase (GTP) yields the protein MSLLESPTAEPSVAAPSSGHSHNTALNDWVQNIAELTRPDRIYWVDGSVGEWDRLTKEMVAQGTLIRLNPEWRPNSFLARSDPDDVARVEDRTFICSTDPDDAGPTNNWRDPSIMRLELSELFAASMRGRTMYVIPFSMGPLGGDISQLGVQITDSAYVATSMALMTRTGDAALELIGPHTPWVPALHSVGAPLVDEDGTRRDDVAWPHSETKYICHFPETREIWSFGSGYGGNALLGKKCFALRIASVMARDEGWLAEHMLIIKVTSPENRVFHLAAAFPSACGKTNLAMLAPSIPGWKVETIGDDIAWMRPGTDGRLRAINPERGFFGVAPGTGESTNPTATETIWGNTIFTNVALRDDGDVWWEGLTSTPPAHATDWRGNDWTPASGTVAAHPNSRFTVAAEQCPSIASEWDDPEGVVIDAILFGGRRPSTVPLVSEARSWPHGVFMGATMASETTAAATGQVGQLRHDPFAMLPFAGYNMADYFAHWIKMGERLGENAPAVFSVNWFRKDADGGFVWPGFSENARVIEWIVRRLEGAVTARRTPIGGLPLAHELNTEGLDIDPQALAGIIDVEPDAWRRECASVADYFGTFDPRRFPVALTRELERLTRDLG from the coding sequence ATGAGCCTGCTCGAATCGCCTACCGCCGAACCGTCCGTCGCCGCACCGTCGTCTGGGCACAGTCACAACACCGCCCTGAACGACTGGGTGCAGAACATCGCCGAGCTGACCCGCCCCGATCGTATTTACTGGGTCGACGGTTCCGTCGGCGAGTGGGACAGGCTGACCAAGGAGATGGTCGCCCAGGGCACGCTCATCAGACTGAACCCGGAGTGGCGACCGAACAGCTTTCTCGCCCGCAGCGACCCCGATGACGTGGCGAGAGTAGAGGATCGCACCTTCATCTGCTCGACCGACCCCGACGACGCGGGCCCGACGAACAACTGGCGCGATCCCTCGATCATGCGCCTCGAGCTCTCTGAGCTGTTCGCCGCAAGCATGCGGGGCCGCACCATGTACGTCATCCCGTTCTCGATGGGTCCGCTCGGCGGGGACATCTCCCAACTGGGCGTGCAGATCACGGACTCCGCCTACGTGGCCACGAGCATGGCGCTGATGACTCGCACGGGCGATGCCGCGCTCGAGCTGATCGGGCCGCACACGCCGTGGGTGCCTGCGCTGCACAGCGTGGGCGCGCCGCTCGTCGACGAGGACGGCACTCGACGCGACGACGTGGCCTGGCCGCACAGCGAGACCAAGTACATCTGCCACTTTCCCGAGACCCGCGAGATCTGGTCGTTCGGCTCCGGATACGGCGGAAACGCCCTGCTCGGCAAGAAGTGCTTCGCGCTGCGGATCGCCAGCGTCATGGCCCGGGACGAGGGCTGGCTGGCCGAGCACATGCTGATCATCAAGGTGACGAGCCCTGAGAACCGGGTCTTCCACCTCGCCGCAGCGTTCCCGTCCGCCTGCGGCAAGACGAATCTCGCCATGCTGGCGCCGAGCATCCCGGGCTGGAAGGTCGAGACCATCGGCGACGACATCGCGTGGATGCGCCCCGGTACCGATGGGCGCCTGCGCGCGATCAATCCCGAGCGCGGGTTCTTCGGGGTTGCGCCCGGAACGGGCGAGTCCACGAACCCCACGGCGACGGAGACGATCTGGGGCAACACCATCTTCACGAACGTGGCGCTCAGAGACGACGGCGACGTGTGGTGGGAGGGACTCACGAGTACGCCGCCCGCTCACGCGACCGACTGGCGTGGCAACGACTGGACCCCGGCATCCGGCACCGTGGCAGCGCACCCGAACAGCCGCTTCACGGTCGCGGCCGAGCAGTGCCCCTCGATCGCGTCGGAGTGGGACGACCCCGAGGGAGTCGTCATCGACGCGATCCTGTTCGGCGGCCGCCGGCCCAGCACGGTGCCGCTCGTCAGCGAGGCCCGCTCGTGGCCTCACGGGGTGTTCATGGGCGCGACCATGGCATCGGAGACCACGGCCGCGGCCACCGGGCAGGTCGGGCAGCTTCGGCACGACCCGTTCGCCATGCTGCCGTTCGCCGGCTACAACATGGCGGACTACTTCGCCCACTGGATCAAGATGGGCGAACGCCTCGGCGAGAACGCGCCGGCCGTCTTCAGCGTGAATTGGTTCCGTAAAGACGCTGACGGCGGCTTCGTCTGGCCCGGCTTCAGCGAGAACGCGCGCGTCATCGAGTGGATCGTCCGCCGCCTCGAGGGCGCGGTCACCGCCCGCCGAACGCCCATCGGCGGACTCCCGCTCGCTCACGAGCTGAACACCGAGGGCCTCGACATCGACCCGCAGGCCCTGGCCGGCATCATCGACGTCGAGCCGGATGCCTGGCGCCGGGAGTGCGCATCGGTCGCCGATTACTTCGGCACCTTCGACCCGCGGCGTTTTCCTGTCGCACTCACTCGCGAGCTGGAGCGGCTCACCCGGGATCTCGGTTGA
- a CDS encoding XRE family transcriptional regulator encodes MATETDLITLGRRIRHHRKAAGLTLDQLGDRVGVVGSQLSLIENGRREPKLTVLQTVASVLGVSLADLLSGEAPDARTALEIELARAQLGPLYASLGLPVIPASRNLPHETLESLVGLHRELIRRANRSIATPEEARRANTELRIWMRERNNHLPEIEAIASEALTAVGHEGGALTHRSVSLMAEHLGFVLIYVDDLPDSARSVIDLENGRIYLPPASIPGGHGLRSMALQAMAHRLLGHTPPTSYAEFLRQRLEINYFAAACLMPLGPSVRFLRAAKARHDLSVEDFRDAFGVTHEAAALRLTNLATEQLGLPVHFLRVGNNGSIQKAYENDGLVLPKDVTGAIEGQPVCRYWAARAALHRSNRTTEFYQYTDTPGGTFWCATQTGKTDAGEFSITFGVPFAEAKWFRGRDTTVRAASRCPELSCCRQPDDALSARWADRAWPSARLHAHVLSPLPQGSFPGVDESEVYTFLERHSTE; translated from the coding sequence GTGGCCACCGAAACGGACCTGATCACGCTGGGGCGGCGCATCCGGCATCACCGGAAGGCCGCCGGCCTGACGCTCGACCAGCTCGGAGACCGGGTCGGCGTGGTGGGCAGCCAGCTGTCGCTGATCGAGAACGGCCGCCGCGAGCCGAAGCTCACGGTGCTGCAGACCGTCGCGTCCGTTCTCGGGGTGTCGCTGGCCGATCTGCTGTCGGGTGAGGCGCCGGATGCCCGCACGGCCTTGGAGATCGAGCTCGCCAGGGCTCAGCTCGGCCCGCTCTACGCCTCTCTCGGTCTGCCCGTCATCCCCGCATCGCGAAACCTGCCCCACGAGACGCTCGAGTCGCTCGTCGGCTTGCACCGTGAGCTGATCCGCCGGGCAAACAGGTCGATCGCGACACCCGAGGAGGCTCGGAGGGCGAATACAGAACTCCGCATCTGGATGCGCGAGCGCAACAACCACCTGCCCGAGATCGAGGCCATCGCCTCAGAGGCGCTCACGGCCGTGGGACACGAGGGCGGAGCGCTCACCCACCGCAGCGTGAGCCTCATGGCCGAGCATCTCGGCTTCGTGCTCATCTACGTCGACGACCTGCCGGACTCCGCCCGCAGCGTTATCGACTTGGAGAACGGACGCATCTACTTACCGCCGGCCTCCATCCCCGGCGGGCACGGCCTGAGGTCGATGGCGCTCCAGGCGATGGCTCACCGCCTGTTGGGACACACCCCGCCGACGAGCTACGCGGAGTTTCTTCGCCAGCGGCTCGAGATCAACTATTTCGCGGCGGCCTGCCTCATGCCCTTGGGTCCTTCCGTCCGCTTCCTCCGGGCGGCCAAGGCCAGACACGATCTCTCGGTCGAGGACTTCAGGGACGCCTTCGGGGTCACCCACGAGGCCGCGGCCCTGCGTCTCACGAACCTCGCCACCGAGCAGCTCGGCCTGCCGGTGCACTTCCTTCGCGTCGGAAACAACGGCTCCATCCAGAAGGCCTATGAGAACGACGGGCTCGTGCTGCCGAAAGACGTGACCGGCGCCATCGAGGGCCAGCCCGTCTGCCGCTACTGGGCGGCCCGAGCAGCACTGCACCGCAGCAATCGCACGACGGAGTTCTACCAATACACCGATACGCCCGGGGGCACCTTCTGGTGCGCGACGCAGACGGGCAAGACCGACGCGGGCGAGTTCTCGATCACCTTCGGAGTTCCCTTCGCCGAGGCGAAGTGGTTCCGCGGGCGGGATACGACGGTGCGGGCCGCGTCGCGCTGCCCCGAACTCTCGTGCTGTCGCCAGCCGGATGACGCGCTGTCGGCTCGCTGGGCCGACCGCGCGTGGCCGAGCGCGCGGCTTCACGCTCACGTCCTCTCCCCGCTGCCGCAGGGCAGCTTCCCCGGCGTCGACGAGAGCGAGGTGTACACGTTCCTGGAGCGCCACTCCACGGAGTGA
- a CDS encoding TetR/AcrR family transcriptional regulator, with product MPDAPRAARGRPKLASPALLEEAAFELFLENGYAGTTIEQITTRAGVSRNTFFNYFHAKSDVFWVGLDASIERLGGSLGAGADASGRPGSSGSARSAASPGSSASPGLSASPASPGLSARRALLEAADELGPSDVPWVLTHFELIGSTHEVMASAIGRASRLSQILEGAGLGRSLAFACVGAIVAAMQSWAEAGPRRGTLAAHLDAALGPILPHD from the coding sequence ATGCCGGATGCGCCGCGCGCCGCCCGTGGACGACCGAAACTCGCGTCGCCAGCCCTGCTGGAGGAGGCCGCCTTCGAGCTCTTTCTCGAGAACGGCTACGCCGGAACGACCATAGAGCAGATCACGACGCGCGCCGGGGTGAGCCGCAACACGTTCTTCAACTATTTCCATGCGAAGAGCGACGTGTTCTGGGTGGGCCTCGATGCGAGCATCGAGCGGCTCGGCGGGTCGCTGGGGGCGGGGGCCGATGCCTCTGGGCGGCCCGGGTCGTCTGGGTCGGCCAGGTCGGCTGCGTCGCCGGGGTCGTCTGCTTCGCCGGGTTTGTCGGCATCGCCTGCTTCGCCGGGTTTGTCGGCGCGGCGGGCATTGCTCGAGGCCGCCGATGAGCTCGGCCCGTCGGACGTGCCGTGGGTGCTCACACACTTCGAGCTGATCGGCAGCACCCACGAGGTAATGGCCTCGGCGATCGGACGGGCGAGCCGCCTGTCGCAGATCCTCGAGGGTGCGGGGCTGGGCCGCAGTCTCGCATTCGCCTGTGTCGGCGCCATCGTGGCCGCCATGCAGTCCTGGGCGGAGGCGGGCCCCCGGCGCGGCACCCTCGCCGCCCACCTGGACGCAGCCCTCGGGCCGATCCTTCCGCACGACTGA
- a CDS encoding ABC transporter substrate-binding protein — translation MFSRSRSFRAAGSLALIAAAAVVLAGCSASTAPTEKVAGGTITFGVDVDPVGHLDVHSSQLDINAILQRPVFDSLVSQNADGSIVPWLAKSWTMSDDGLHYTFALRDDVTFSDGEKFDAAAVKANFDHIVDPKTESAQASSLIGGKYYAGTEVIDATTVQVDFTQPYAPFLANAASVELGFYSPKVLTEHADELKAGGPGVSVGSGPFVLSKYTPGSELVYTKNPDYNWAPEGASAQGPATIDELDVKILPESSVRTSALTSGQVDVIGDTAPSSLSQIGKDFTVTSTESPGVPYSLYLNVTRPVFSDVDVRKGFAEGFDLDAAVKAVFNGSYQRAWSILGPTTPDSYDSALEKSSSFDADAANKALDAAGWTQRDSDGYRTKNGERLSARWISYTPINDDNANLANLIQDGLKKVGFEVKHDQLEPGAYLDAYLAGDYDLTDWGFLSADADVLRSHLGTDGYQNASHLSDPQIDATLASAVATSDQAQRAKLYTELQQWNAENVAIVPLYVPEYILASSSKVGGIQVDIHGWPIFSGAYTTK, via the coding sequence ATGTTTTCGCGCTCCCGTTCGTTCCGCGCTGCCGGTTCGCTGGCCCTCATCGCCGCCGCCGCGGTCGTTCTCGCCGGATGTTCCGCCTCCACGGCCCCCACAGAGAAGGTCGCCGGCGGCACCATCACCTTCGGTGTCGACGTCGACCCCGTGGGGCACCTCGACGTGCACTCCTCGCAACTCGACATCAACGCCATCCTGCAGCGCCCCGTCTTCGACTCGCTCGTGTCGCAGAACGCCGACGGAAGCATCGTTCCGTGGCTCGCGAAGAGCTGGACGATGTCGGACGACGGCCTGCACTACACCTTCGCGCTGCGCGATGACGTGACCTTCAGCGACGGCGAGAAGTTCGATGCGGCGGCGGTCAAGGCGAACTTCGACCACATCGTCGACCCGAAGACCGAGTCCGCGCAGGCATCCAGCCTGATCGGCGGCAAATATTATGCGGGCACCGAGGTGATCGACGCCACGACGGTGCAGGTCGACTTCACCCAGCCCTACGCCCCGTTCCTGGCGAACGCCGCGTCGGTCGAACTCGGCTTCTACTCGCCCAAGGTGCTCACCGAGCACGCCGACGAGCTGAAGGCAGGGGGCCCCGGTGTCTCCGTGGGCTCCGGACCGTTCGTGCTCTCGAAGTACACGCCCGGCAGCGAGCTCGTCTACACGAAGAACCCCGACTACAACTGGGCTCCCGAGGGGGCCTCGGCCCAGGGGCCGGCCACGATCGACGAGCTCGACGTGAAGATCCTGCCTGAGAGCTCGGTGCGCACCAGCGCGCTGACCTCCGGCCAGGTCGACGTGATCGGCGACACCGCCCCCTCGAGCCTCAGCCAGATCGGCAAGGACTTCACCGTCACCTCCACCGAGTCTCCCGGCGTGCCGTACTCGCTCTATCTCAACGTGACGCGCCCCGTGTTCAGCGATGTCGACGTGAGAAAGGGCTTCGCCGAAGGCTTCGACCTCGACGCGGCGGTCAAGGCCGTCTTCAACGGCAGCTACCAGCGCGCCTGGTCGATCCTCGGACCGACCACGCCCGACTCCTACGATTCGGCCCTCGAGAAGTCGTCGTCGTTCGACGCCGACGCCGCGAACAAGGCTCTGGATGCCGCCGGCTGGACCCAGCGCGACTCCGACGGCTACCGCACGAAGAACGGTGAGCGCCTGAGCGCCCGCTGGATCTCGTACACGCCCATCAACGACGACAACGCGAACCTGGCCAACCTGATCCAGGACGGGCTGAAGAAGGTCGGCTTCGAAGTGAAGCACGACCAGCTGGAGCCGGGTGCCTACCTCGACGCCTACCTCGCCGGCGACTACGACCTCACCGACTGGGGATTCCTCTCTGCCGATGCCGACGTTCTGCGCAGCCACCTCGGCACCGACGGCTACCAGAATGCCTCCCACCTGAGCGACCCGCAGATCGATGCCACCCTCGCGTCGGCGGTCGCCACCAGCGACCAGGCCCAGCGCGCGAAGCTGTACACCGAGCTGCAGCAGTGGAACGCCGAGAACGTCGCGATCGTTCCGCTCTATGTGCCCGAGTACATCCTCGCGTCGAGCTCCAAGGTGGGCGGTATCCAGGTGGATATCCACGGTTGGCCGATCTTCTCCGGTGCGTACACGACGAAGTAG
- a CDS encoding ABC transporter permease: MVTRRILLRLAGMLVVVWGAATAAFAVLKLVPGDPVDVMLGIQGQATPELKDSIRRELGLDQPLITQYLSYLGRLLRGDFGTSYQLRLPVTDVIGQQLGYTLQLAAASLAIALVLSLLGAILVHGRFARGIVSVLELVAISSPPFWIGLVLLAVFAFGLGWFPVAGADGIQALVLPALTIALPVAGILGQVLRTGLEDAEAQPFATTARARGAGQARLVLRHTLRHASIPAITLAGYIVGSLLGGAVIVESVFARPGLGRVALAAITNRDLPVVMGIIVFTAIVFVLVNLLVDVAYRLIDPRITAPTTAIRGAR, encoded by the coding sequence ATGGTCACACGGCGCATCCTCCTGCGCCTCGCGGGCATGCTCGTGGTGGTGTGGGGCGCGGCGACGGCGGCGTTCGCCGTGCTGAAGCTCGTGCCGGGGGATCCGGTCGACGTGATGCTGGGAATCCAGGGCCAGGCCACCCCGGAGCTCAAGGACTCGATTCGGCGCGAGCTCGGACTCGATCAGCCCCTGATCACCCAGTACCTGTCTTACCTCGGTCGGCTGCTGCGCGGCGACTTCGGGACGAGCTATCAGCTGCGGCTGCCCGTGACCGATGTGATCGGCCAGCAGCTGGGTTACACCCTCCAGCTCGCGGCGGCGTCGCTGGCCATCGCGCTGGTGCTGTCCCTGCTCGGCGCGATCCTGGTGCACGGCCGGTTCGCCAGGGGGATCGTCTCCGTGCTCGAGCTCGTCGCAATCAGCTCGCCGCCGTTCTGGATCGGCCTCGTGCTGCTCGCGGTGTTCGCTTTCGGGCTGGGGTGGTTTCCGGTGGCCGGCGCAGACGGCATCCAGGCCCTCGTTCTGCCTGCGCTCACCATCGCGCTACCCGTCGCCGGGATCCTCGGCCAGGTGCTGCGCACGGGTCTCGAAGACGCGGAGGCGCAGCCGTTCGCGACGACTGCTCGTGCCCGCGGCGCCGGGCAGGCGCGGCTCGTGCTGCGGCACACGCTGCGACACGCGTCGATTCCCGCGATCACGCTCGCCGGCTACATCGTGGGCTCGCTTCTCGGCGGGGCGGTTATCGTGGAGTCCGTGTTCGCCCGTCCCGGACTCGGCCGGGTGGCTCTCGCCGCCATTACCAACAGGGATCTGCCCGTGGTGATGGGAATCATCGTCTTCACGGCGATCGTCTTCGTGCTGGTGAACCTGCTGGTCGATGTCGCCTATCGCCTCATCGATCCCCGCATCACCGCCCCGACCACGGCCATCAGGGGCGCCCGATGA
- a CDS encoding ABC transporter permease, translating to MNRASWPRTALGAAVLFLMVVVAMALFPGLFTALDPLATDTSAVLQAPGWGHPFGTDQTGRDIYARVVYGASFSLGTGFGATAAALSVGVVVGTLVGLAPKAVDGVLMRGVEIVLAFPEFLIALFAIAVLGPGPVNVGVAVGIAAVPAYIRVARAETLVVRRAGYVEAARGLGIHPLRVAVTHVVPNILRPLGVIATIGIGTTIVAAAGLSFLGLGPQDPTPEWGLILSGGRNLLAQAWWVAFFPGLFITGTVIAATAVGRRLRRAGEGRSA from the coding sequence ATGAACCGCGCCTCCTGGCCCCGCACAGCACTCGGAGCGGCGGTGCTTTTTCTGATGGTCGTCGTGGCCATGGCGCTCTTTCCCGGGCTCTTCACCGCGCTCGATCCGCTCGCGACGGACACCTCGGCGGTGCTGCAGGCGCCCGGCTGGGGCCACCCGTTCGGCACGGATCAGACAGGCCGCGATATCTACGCGCGCGTCGTCTACGGCGCGTCGTTCTCGCTGGGAACAGGGTTCGGCGCCACCGCAGCCGCGCTGTCGGTCGGGGTCGTCGTCGGCACGCTCGTCGGACTCGCGCCGAAAGCCGTCGACGGCGTGCTCATGCGCGGCGTCGAGATCGTGCTGGCGTTCCCCGAGTTTCTCATCGCGCTGTTCGCCATCGCGGTGCTGGGTCCCGGCCCCGTGAATGTCGGCGTCGCCGTCGGCATCGCGGCCGTCCCGGCGTACATCCGCGTGGCGCGGGCCGAGACCCTGGTGGTGAGGCGCGCGGGCTACGTCGAGGCCGCGCGGGGCTTGGGCATCCACCCGCTGAGGGTGGCCGTGACACACGTCGTGCCGAACATCCTTCGTCCGCTCGGGGTCATCGCCACTATCGGCATCGGCACCACGATCGTGGCCGCCGCCGGCCTCAGCTTTCTCGGCCTCGGCCCGCAGGATCCGACGCCCGAGTGGGGGCTGATCCTCTCCGGCGGGCGCAACCTGCTCGCGCAGGCCTGGTGGGTCGCATTCTTCCCCGGGCTCTTCATCACGGGCACCGTGATCGCGGCCACGGCGGTCGGTCGGCGCCTGCGTCGCGCCGGTGAGGGGCGGTCGGCATGA
- a CDS encoding ABC transporter ATP-binding protein: MSDTRKLLRVDALTVRFGQTVVVDDVSLALEAGECLAIVGESGSGKTLTARALLGLLPHGATRSAELLEVDGIDAREFAEADWRRVRGAGVGLVSQDALVSLDPLRRVGREIAEPLEIHGESGTGDRMPRAAIAARVTELLGRVAVPEPLERSRQYPHQLSGGLRQRALIASALAAAPGVLIADEPTTALDVTVQAQILALLASLKSEGLGIVLISHDLAVVSEIADRIAVMRSGRIVEEGRTLDVLTAPQHEYTKSLLAAAPSFTEPVEEESTVTVPSPSPGGEGSRVVSTPPILRATGLGRDFRREDGSARTAVDDVSFEVLAGDSLGIVGESGSGKTTLARLLLGFDEPGRGVVQLDGQPWSGVPERRRRSRRGDIQFISQDPLGSFDPRFTVERIVGEALPGRRGAERAPRVRQLLDSVGLVSTLDGRRPHELSGGQRQRVAIARALATNPRVLVCDEPVSALDVSIQATILELLARLRADLGLTLVFVSHDLAVVATLCETVLVMKDGRVVERGRTSDVFGKPVHPFTRALVAAVPRMPSVF, translated from the coding sequence ATGAGCGATACGAGAAAACTTCTGCGGGTCGACGCGCTCACCGTGCGTTTCGGGCAAACCGTCGTCGTCGACGACGTGTCGCTCGCGCTCGAAGCGGGGGAGTGCCTCGCCATCGTCGGGGAGTCCGGATCGGGCAAGACCCTCACCGCACGAGCGCTGCTCGGCCTGCTGCCGCACGGTGCCACACGCAGCGCGGAGCTGCTCGAAGTCGACGGCATCGACGCGCGCGAGTTCGCCGAGGCCGACTGGAGGCGCGTGCGCGGCGCCGGCGTCGGGCTCGTCAGCCAGGACGCGCTGGTCTCCCTCGATCCGCTGCGCCGCGTGGGCCGCGAGATCGCCGAGCCGCTCGAGATCCACGGCGAATCCGGCACGGGCGACCGGATGCCCCGGGCCGCGATCGCGGCCCGGGTCACCGAGCTCCTGGGTCGGGTCGCGGTGCCCGAGCCCCTCGAGCGTTCGCGGCAATATCCGCACCAGCTCTCGGGTGGACTTCGGCAGCGGGCCCTCATCGCCTCGGCACTCGCCGCCGCGCCAGGGGTACTGATCGCGGACGAGCCCACCACGGCGCTCGACGTCACTGTGCAGGCGCAGATACTCGCTCTCCTGGCCTCCCTCAAGTCCGAGGGGCTCGGCATCGTGCTGATCAGCCACGACTTGGCAGTCGTGTCCGAGATCGCCGACCGCATCGCAGTGATGCGCTCGGGGCGCATCGTCGAGGAGGGGCGCACCCTCGACGTGCTCACTGCCCCGCAGCACGAATACACGAAGAGCCTGCTGGCGGCGGCCCCGTCGTTCACCGAGCCCGTCGAAGAGGAGTCCACGGTGACTGTCCCTTCGCCAAGCCCCGGGGGCGAAGGATCGAGGGTGGTGTCCACGCCCCCGATACTCCGTGCCACCGGGCTCGGTCGAGATTTCAGGCGAGAAGACGGTTCGGCGCGCACTGCGGTCGACGATGTCTCCTTCGAGGTGCTCGCGGGCGACTCCCTCGGAATCGTGGGGGAGTCGGGCTCCGGAAAGACCACCCTGGCGCGACTTCTGCTCGGATTCGATGAGCCCGGTCGTGGGGTGGTGCAGCTCGACGGCCAGCCGTGGAGCGGCGTTCCGGAGCGTCGGCGCCGTTCCCGGCGCGGCGACATCCAGTTCATCAGCCAGGACCCCCTCGGCTCCTTCGACCCGCGATTCACCGTCGAACGCATCGTCGGGGAGGCGCTTCCCGGTCGGAGAGGCGCCGAGCGGGCACCCCGGGTTCGCCAACTGCTCGACAGTGTCGGACTCGTCTCGACGCTCGACGGTCGCCGGCCACATGAGCTCTCAGGCGGGCAACGACAGCGCGTGGCGATTGCCCGGGCGCTCGCGACGAATCCCCGAGTCCTGGTCTGCGATGAGCCGGTCTCGGCCCTCGATGTCTCGATCCAGGCCACCATCCTCGAGCTGCTCGCCCGGCTCCGCGCCGATCTAGGGTTGACGTTGGTGTTCGTTTCGCACGACCTCGCCGTCGTTGCCACGCTGTGCGAGACGGTGCTGGTCATGAAGGATGGCCGTGTGGTCGAGCGCGGGCGCACATCCGACGTGTTCGGCAAACCCGTGCATCCGTTCACCCGGGCCCTCGTGGCGGCCGTCCCTCGAATGCCATCAGTGTTCTGA
- a CDS encoding metalloregulator ArsR/SmtB family transcription factor, whose amino-acid sequence MRNDETVSDVFSALSSPVRRQILQELRQGELAAGDIASRFPVSGPTISRHLSVLRAAGLVTERRDANRILYTLVGDRLALSVGDFLSAVCPEQMVLRALSPARSTSGEATA is encoded by the coding sequence ATGCGAAATGACGAGACCGTGTCCGACGTCTTCTCCGCGCTGAGTTCACCCGTACGCAGGCAGATCCTCCAGGAGTTGCGCCAGGGCGAACTGGCGGCGGGCGACATCGCCTCACGCTTTCCCGTCTCCGGGCCGACGATCTCCAGGCACCTCTCCGTGCTTCGCGCGGCCGGTCTGGTGACCGAACGGAGGGATGCCAACCGCATCCTCTACACGCTGGTCGGCGATCGCCTCGCGCTCTCGGTCGGCGACTTCCTCTCGGCGGTGTGCCCCGAGCAGATGGTTTTGCGCGCACTCAGCCCGGCCCGATCGACGAGCGGAGAGGCCACGGCATGA
- a CDS encoding DUF2071 domain-containing protein, with the protein MSYVLPKLAAVIERRLLINYRLDASVATTLLPDGLRPQLVDGSAVAGVCLIRLGSLRPEWMPPALGWGGENAAHRIAVEWDDGHGTQLGVYIPVRHSASWLPVAVGGRVFPGVHRHARFDGHETPNRIRVALAAPDLHVSADVAVVTEFSSGLFPSIDAASEFFQAGSTGWSPKGRGAALDGLTLATDQWRVEPGRLLHVESSFFDQLPDGSAQLDSVLVMRDVPITWGVPTPLAVTGQNRGALAAAVR; encoded by the coding sequence ATGAGCTACGTCCTCCCGAAGCTGGCGGCGGTCATCGAACGTCGCCTGCTCATCAACTACCGACTCGACGCCTCTGTGGCGACGACGTTGTTGCCCGATGGCCTGCGACCACAGCTGGTTGACGGCAGCGCGGTCGCCGGCGTGTGCCTCATCCGGCTCGGCTCGCTCCGGCCAGAGTGGATGCCGCCCGCTCTCGGCTGGGGCGGAGAGAACGCCGCTCATCGCATCGCGGTGGAGTGGGACGACGGGCACGGCACCCAGCTTGGTGTGTACATTCCGGTTCGGCACAGCGCGTCCTGGCTGCCCGTCGCCGTCGGGGGGCGGGTCTTTCCCGGCGTGCACCGCCACGCACGGTTCGACGGCCACGAGACGCCCAACCGCATCAGGGTGGCCCTGGCCGCGCCCGACCTGCACGTCTCGGCAGATGTCGCCGTCGTCACGGAGTTCTCGAGCGGCCTGTTCCCCTCGATCGACGCGGCGTCGGAGTTCTTTCAGGCCGGATCGACGGGCTGGTCACCGAAAGGGCGCGGGGCTGCCCTCGACGGCCTCACGCTCGCCACCGATCAGTGGCGCGTCGAACCCGGGCGGCTGCTGCACGTGGAATCGTCGTTCTTCGACCAACTGCCCGACGGGTCAGCCCAGCTCGACAGCGTGCTCGTGATGCGCGATGTGCCCATCACCTGGGGTGTCCCCACCCCGCTCGCGGTCACGGGCCAGAACCGGGGAGCGCTCGCCGCCGCCGTCAGATAG